A region of the Lytechinus pictus isolate F3 Inbred unplaced genomic scaffold, Lp3.0 scaffold_20, whole genome shotgun sequence genome:
ACCGTCTAGcatataaatgattgatagcAATAATAAATGGATTGCCATCAGTTATACCATACATGAATTTTGATTCGTGCTAtcatattgtaattattttcccccgcaataatcaatatttagaacTAAGCTAGGTAATCATGTCCTTTGTCTCATGATGGGTCATATGGGAATTTAAAATTGCAGATAAAGTGTGTTATGTGTTGTATGTTCATTATctatccatatttgaaattaacatacaaTACATGTTTTTGCTTCATAATACCTATTTACAGTGTCACAGGTAATGCAGAATTcaggaaaacatttttgaaagatattttgTAGTAGCCATCTTATATTTCAAAGTGGCGGTCATTTTCAGCTGACCCGGTGGATCAATCACTGGGGCAGCAATATTCTAACACCAGCAGGccaaaacctgcctgtatgtctaaaatgcagtgcctcaaattatctagaactcaagaaaatgattttaattaattttcatgacagtcgatcctctctagatttcaagctggtggccattttgcagcatatctattggacagattactggggggaaatttcaataccccaagatgctaaatttcaaaataatacctacgatataattatgatacttgatttttttaatgatttttttatggcagccatcttggatttcaagatggctgcgattttgcagctgaggtatctcgggcctaaaacatttcccatagactcgtgtgttaaagaggcgctctaaaaaaaataaggatgaaattcgagaattgaatgtttactacctgtcgagtggataggatatatgtctgacattccatatctgaccagaaaagggtacctcgaccagctcattttaaaaataaatcggcatttatgaagactacacctgacaggatcaaattcatcacttgagaatgtaaaatggcaatacttctcccgccagtataaaaataattccaaagtggtgatatttcttcccaatttgaaaaaaaggaagttcagtaaagttaccctccctagaatcagtgttagaatATCAatcacattcattcatttttgtcaatcagcaatatcaaaattaaaaattgagaattaaatgggttggctcgaatgaatatctttggcccgTATAACCCCGAATCAGGGGATCAGaccgctgagggccagcaatatttgaaataagctccccacactacttctatatgtcaaagtgcaataccgcagatcatataaaactcaacgaaataattgcaatatttctatGGCAGCCAGCTTCGAATTCAAGATGATGGCCATTTTTCCGCCGaccaataagcctgttcacggttgtaaactgcgcacgagcagaaaaaggtcattggagacaaccatgaaggtggcttcaaattcactgacataggcatttgtgatttgatgattattcatgtattcctttcaaaatatttatcacatccaagctgaagagtaataaataagctttcataatcactggtatttgacagtagcctaaacaatagccaaatgtgccaaaggcagacaataaaacagatttccaaactttatccctgatgtactattctagtcacctggtctatacaatgccttttgttcttagaatttgaatactctaccggtaaagcttacgcaacatctacatttgaaaatgatagtgcttatcctaatgaaaaatcacgaaggtaatttgagaaaagttgatcatgagctaaccgtgaactggcttattgtcagattgcttgaaaccagcaattttttaaatgaactcACCCAGATACCGATATACTACAAATTTCAGTGGCACatattatgtaaaattcaagaaaatgagttcaatgatttttcatggcggccatcttagatttcaaaTGGCGGCTGACCCGATGGCTAAATCGCTTTAGGCCGGCAGTATtcgaaatcagcaccccaaattaagcctatatgccaaatttcagtctcacatatcatgtaaaattcaagaaaatgacacttaatgatttttcatggcggccatcttggatttcaaaatggcggccatttagccgccgaccaaatggtcaaattgctgggggcctgCAATATTTGGAATCTGTGCCTAAAAATACCAcaacataccaaatttcagtgtcacacgtcatgtaaaactcaagaaagtGACATTactgatttctcatggcggccatcttggatttcaaaatggcggccgacccgatggtcaaatcacttggggccggcaatatttgaaatcagcaccccaaattatgcctatatgccaaatttcaataccgcagttcatataaaactcgagaaaatgattgcaataatatatcatggcggccatcttggatttcaagatggcggccatttagccgccgaccaaattgtcaaattgctgggggccggcaatatttgaaataagtgccttaaaatacccctatatgccaaatttcagtgtcacatgccatgtaaaactaaaaaaattgacatttaatgatagttcatggcggccatcttggatttcaaaatggcggccgacccgatggtcaaatcgcttggggccggcaatttttgaaatcagcgctcaaaaatacccctgtatgccaaattttacactttctgccagatccgagcatcttggccattttttgtcacataaccgctccactaaTATGTTCCTTTTTGAGTGAGATTTGCTTCTTTTGAGAGTTGAATTTTTGGAGTGAAAACACGATGCACAGTTCATTTCAGGAGAAGAAATTGTGCACCGGGGGcctaacaggggtcggtggccagggagggggaggggtgcgggcaagagaaaaaaatttcccggtcatatgaTGTGAAAACGATTTTTCATGATTGCAAGTGGGCGTTTGCACGAAGCTATATGCGGGATCGGAGTAGCGTGATGGCACAGCATGGCGTGTGTGGCAATCTTTTAAAGTCTCggagagcgaagcgagcgagaaaaactTTTCATCTTTTCATTAGTTGGTGATAGTTTTTTTTGTGGACATATTCTGAAAAATATAACGTCATAAATTTTCCGgtccatttctttcatttccccttttctttttgtaCTTGATCATAAAACATTTGGGGCCGTGCCGCAAACCCTTCCATTTATATACCAGTGcctcttttaattcatttccccTTTCTCACCCATTTATCAGTATTACGGGATGATATGTAAAGAAGgacaaatgtaaacaaaatgaccttcattttgtagtgaaaactttgtcggttttttttcttcaaatttctcaGGACCACTTTGATATCCATTTTTTTgcgaaaaacttttttttttgcttttcaaattttaatcagCACCCCCACTCAGAAAATTCATTCACAGGGccctgtggggggggggtagcaaaCTGCCCCGCCTGTTGCGCCACACAATAATGCACTCTTTATGGATGTACAGCTCACTTCACTAAGGAATTGGTTCAAAGATTCACTACAAGATGATAGTGATTATGGTCTGAATTAgttcttttacatttttagagtgtagtatCTGTGTCTATTCATTGCAGATATGTCCGTGAATGGTTGGCTACGATGGTTACCGCCCATATCGTTGACGTCGACGAATCCTCAGAGAAATACCATGTTCCAAGTTCTCGCCTGGAGAGCCTTCAGCCTGGGACCCTCCTCGGCCAATCAGCAAGTCTCTCTATTGGAATCCCAATGTTCAGTAGTGTATTCAGTGATATGTTGGAGATTCTAAAGAAAGATGGACCCAGAGGTAAGACTTGCTATAGGGTGCAGGGGGCGTAATGAGTCGTTTCGTAAGCGCATGGCTGAGTCGACGTGTTTTGGGGAGAACAAGGCTTCTATTGGGACAGACAGTGGTCGCTTTAGATTATGAatggaaaaaaaggaagaatacCAGGAAAATGTCAGGTTATTTGGTTCTAAATCTGTTAATTAAGAGGTAAAATACCCAACGAAGTTGAAAGTATAAACAAAGACAATTAGAGTCTATTTCTGTctctaaaattgaaatatgcaaTTGTAGGCCttacttcaaaaaatattaTCTCCGTTGAATATCTATGGAATATTAAAGAGCATCTCTCAAAGCGACCGAAAGAACGCATTGTCACACTGCGCATTCTAAATTGGTCTGCTGAAAGGCTCGAATTTACCAATGTAATGGTAATGCCTCACTCTTCACAGAGTATTCACATATTGTGGTCTATGTGAAGTGTATTCACACAATTATAATACCCTAATTTAACCATATGGACATAATTCCACACTCTGGTCATATCTACATTGCAAAAAATCCGGTGTTAATTTTATATCAACGaaatgttgaaacaacaccagactggcgttaggctaacaccagataggcatttaagcaacaccaatcagtgtaaaacaaaaaaaaatatcggtttgattcttattTAGTGTTCGTTAAACATTTTCCTGGTGTTTTCGGGAtcccgggctggtgttaaattaacaccagtGTTTTTACACTGTAGAGTGTGGGTGTTCACAGTCTTCTCAAAGTGGACTCGAGTGAAAATATagttcacactgttaaaatattaaattaaacaCAGTTATTTCACACTGATTTTCAtagtgtgaacacactgtgggctAAGCAGTGTTTTAATATACAATTCATGCCCTGCCACATTTTTCATACTATGCAGGACATGAGCTGTCAACTATCGAACCGTTCCATGAATTTGACAAACAATATGGCTCAGCTTGGTACAATCATTGTTTCATCCAAGAATTCATTCCGTCACACCCGGAGATCGAGGCAAAACTCGGTAAGATAACATTATTCAACATTTGAATACTTAAAGATAAgttccagttgtgggaacgatctcaaaattactttttacagaatttaatataatgatcaccaaagtgtctgtttgtatgaataaaaaatatgtgccaaaggattctggaagaaattgtgtaattgctgagaaataagcaaaataagcgcggattcggtcacttccgtcgggtctttattccagcaataataatacactgtcccacgtgtgcctatctgtgttggcgatcttcagtgtgatcgttttttagctagatattatgatttcacaaagttcagtttatgtaactgtaccagatctagatccacgatgatatatcaatactttaccttggttttacagactttctcacgaaatcagtgttttactgcaactacgttcatttagctttaaaatgtgtaaatatgAAGCAAGTACTACACTCATTATTTGATTGAAAAGGAATAAACTATTTTCAAATGTGGACTACGCTCCAATTAATGCTCATATATGTACcctgcaaaagaaaaaaaaaccaaaccgATCTTCACTCCACTACTGACTACTttagaatgaaaatgattaatatGTAATTTCACTCGTgttcttcaagttcaagtttatttaaaccaataaaaaacaagagacatattactcagtttaacaaaaaaaatgagaatatatgaTAGGTTTGGGACCACATAGAAGCAAGCCCCTTATACAGAACATTACAGCAAAAAtgagatgaaaaatatataaaatgataatctagagagtaaataaaatacatacaaaaatacacacacacacgcacacgtATGGTTTATCAAGATtcaatttaagatattttaatctttcaaataaatattttcgacatgaatttttaaatatggGCAGTGTTGGACTGGATTTAAAACTTTGTGGTAACTTATTCCATTCTTTGATACAAACTATCACAAGAGAATTCAAAGCAGTATTTGTTCTTGTAAGTGATTGGTGGATAAGATTTTTCTGCCGTGTATTGTACAAATGGACATTCGAGTTAACaacaaatgcatcttttaaaaatgaacatttttttcgaGGATTgtgatttgtacataaatatcaaaCAATTGAAGGAGACTAAATCATCAAGAGGCAAAAGGAATACTTGGACATCTGTAATTCGAAAATCACGGTATACAAATTGCATTACAAATGTAAGTAATACATATATGGCGAGAAATATCATGTTTTTAAGTTGAGGGTGCGCATATTTAGAATCCGATGGGTGCGACCATGGCATCTTGAGGAATTTTAtttatgtgacgtcataaaccacaCAAACTTTCATACATTCCTCTTAATTGTTAATTTTCTATTGAGCGGAATAAACGTatcatgtttgatatcaaattatagcaaatgcAAAATCAAATCCACAAATATGAACCACAAGGCATTTATATTGCGTTCAGACcgattaaaggtcatttaaggtcatgaaaggtcaagatacatgtaggtcacaAATGTAAGCAATGCAACATATAATGCGGACTATCTCATGTTTGGAATACAAACAAATTGagcattaaatatatttttggctGATAATTATGTTGAGGATGTGTATATTTAGAATCTGACAGGGGCTACCCTGGTACCCTTGGGGCAACGTCATTTTCTGACGTCATAGACCACACCATCCTTTTCATGTAGGTCAACCTCTTAATTATGATTTGCAATTATTATCTCTTTTCTAGTGTACGGTATAAACatatcatgtttggtatcaaatcaAAGCAAATGGAGTGtacatttatacaaaaataaatcacatgCCAAGGTCACCTTTAGGTAATTTTAGCTCATGAAAGGTCGAATGAAGGCGGGAGTATATAAGTACTTAAAAAAAGTGTAAATTCCTCAACAATCTCGACTGCATGTCTCTGCCATAGCTGTATTCTTCGTCATGTTCGTTTCACACTTGcagtatgaattatgaaatacatgattCGACGGCTGGACAGCAACTGCATTAAGCCTCATAGAACAGGGTGACACTGGCTTGCATCTGCAAGAGGAGCATCCTCTGTGTCATGAACAAGTATGGGTAGGACTTATGTCCTGTTCCACGTATCAGTTATCTTCTGAATATATCATGGGAGTAGAGCATACATCATTTTCTCTGACAACATTGACATTTGTGTTCTAAGACTACCAGACTGTTCTCCTTTTAGGGTTTACAAGTCTCTTGCATACTGATGAAAAAGTGAACGATATTATGGTTATGGTATTGAAACTAGGAGAAAAAAGCTGGCTGTGCACAGACAATATATTAGGTTGGGATACCATATTGTGTCAATCTGGCAAGGGAAAGACTTCCACTCTGAACTTGCTTAATCCTCTTCCAGACTGATTTGCCCCTCTTCAATCTCGATTGCATGTTAAGTTATTCTTGTGTTTAGAATGGCACAATACGATACACCAAAGTGACATACGCTAGCCGTAGAATATGTATGGTGGCCCCGATATATCAATCCACATGGAACAAGTTCTTACAATTCCATGATGGGAGTATCCACTGTGCTAAGAACCGGTACAGGAATGCCCTCCTAACTTATATTTCCCATCCATACATGAAAGGTTAGTTGCAGGGGAGTCTTTCGGATAAGATTTTCTCCTGATTAAGATCATGGAGAAGAGCACATTTTTCTGACTTATCAGCTGGGGTAGGCTCTTAATCTTTACATTTATTATTAGTTAAGAAAGAGATAAAGTTTGAATACTACTGTACAGCTTGAATTGATTCTGATTCCTGTCCACTTTTTCTACATCAGACTCTGTAGAGTAAGCAATAAGTTCAGAGTGAAAGTATTTCCCTTGCCAAATTAACACAACATGGTATCCAAACCTAATGAAAGGAATTGTCTGTGCACAGCCAGCCTTTTTCTCCTAGTTTCAATACCATACATATCGATTACCTTTTCATTAGTATGCAGAAGACTTGTAAACCCAAACAGGAGAACAGTCTGGTAAAACAGAAATATCAGTATCGTcagataaaaattatatatgcttCTACTCCCATGACATCTTCAGAAGTTAACTGATAGAACGTGGAACAGGACATTAGGCCTAGCCGTACTTGTTAATGACACAGtgagttttatttttgtataaaagtACAATCCATTTTCCAtaaatttgataccaaacatgataCGTTTATTCCATACACTAGATCACAGATAAGTCATAATTAAGAGGTTGTCCTATGTGAAAAGGATGGTGTGGTTTATGACGTCAGAAAATGACGTTGCCCCAAGGGAACCAAAGTAGCCCCTGTCAGATTCTAAATATACACATCCTCAACATAACCTAAAGCCCAAGATAGATATGATACCcaatttgtttgtatttcattCATGAGTCCGCATTATATGTTGCAATGCTTAAATGTGTTACCTAATTTGACCTttcatgaccttaaatgacctttaattgcCCTGAATGCGTTCTAAATGCCTTGTGATTCAGATATGTGGATTTGATTTTGCATTTGTACTAATTTGATATCACATATATGTTTATTTCGCTCAAAAGAAAAGCAGTAATTCAGAGGAATGTAAGAAAGTTTGtgtggtttatgacgtcacataaaTAAAATTCCTCAAGATGCCAAGGTCGCACCCATCGGATTCTTAATATGTGCACCCTCAACCTAACTTTCAGCACAAAATGCCCATAATTCCTAACTTATTTGTATTTGAAACATGATATCTTTCGCCTTATATGTATTACTTACATTTGTAATGCaatttgacctttaatgaccttaaatgaccattaaCTGACAAGAATGTGAATTAAAcgcatttgatttttcattagctttaatttgataccaaacatgatatgtttttttcgtaaaatatgaaagtaatATATAAAAGAGGTATGTAaaaaagtgggcgtggcctatgACGTCAATTTAAAATATGCCCAAGGGTGCCCAAGTGGCACTCGTCGGATTCTTAAAGTAGACACCCTACCCTACAActatcagtaaaaaaaattgcgtaTATACCCAACTTGACGGTCATGCAATAATTTCGATCATATCTACCCGACTATTAAGTCAGCTGTATTAGCAGGGCTAGGCTTGGCCTCATTGCCTTGGCGCGGGCTACTCGGGGCATCTGAAGCGGTAGCCTCGCTGTACGATTTCTCCCTTCGCGTTTTCTTCATTGTCACCTATTTTATTTCAGCCAGAAACCAAGATGGTGAAGTTTCAAAATCTCTTAAGTATTGGACCGGTGTCAAATTAACACCGAAGTTTATGCTGTGTAGccactttgaaaataaatcttgccaaaaattgatttgtttttcaatttataATATCACTTTCATCCAGTATCCAGGCACtggtgtacagatgggggcttAGAGCACATGGTCCCCACCCCCTtcccacaaagaaaaaaagggtgatgaaaaaggagagaaaagcaAAAGGATGGGTGGAATATTATATCACTGTCTGAATcgtatgtcaaaatctataacaaagttatattttttaattaaaaaggcTTCGCTTGGCGTATGGAACAACATTTCTAAAATGTTGTTCCATACCACATGTCTGGCAACCCCAAAGTTTTGTTAATTACGCTACTGCTTCCAGCCAAGAATGTCTTCGTAAAGTTAATGACAATGTAAATCTTCTTTGGATTCATTAACGAAAACACTTATAATATTTGATAGACTAAGGATTTTTTCAATGCATATGATAGAATACATCATTTAGACAAACCTGGATATCTTACAAATGATCTCCCCTCGTTCGTGATTGCAGAAAGTGGAATTCGAATGATGGATGTAGGATGCGGTGCTGGAATAGCAACCCGACTGCTAGCTCAGAAGTTCCCCAAGAGCCAATTCGTAGGTATTGACATCGGACAGACCAACGTAGATACGGCCAACGAAGAAGCGTCTCACCTAGGACTGAAGAACGTGTCGTACCATTGCGTCGACGCTTCCGCAATGCCAAGCGATTGGGAGGCGACCTTTGATTACATCTTTTTCTTCAACGTGCTTCACGACATTCCGAGACCCGATTTGGTGATCGATGATGCCAAACGGGTGATGAAGCGAGACGGGCTTCTCTCTGTTATTGAGTTAAACTTCAAATCGAAAGTCGCTGAAAATGTTGGGAACGCTGCAGCAGCGATGGTTTCCACAATCAGCACATTCTACTGCCTGCCACAGGCTTATTTGCCTCAAGACACCTACGGACTAGGGACAGTCTGGGGAAAAGATCGCATTGAGGAATTCTTATTGGGGAAAGGTCTTGTCGTAAAGTCGGCCAGTGAAGTCCCAAAGattaatgaatttcattttctttgtaatcTTTCCTAAATGTTAGTCAATTTGATTAAGtattatgttgttgttgttttttaaccaGAGGATGGGATATAAGCTCCAACTTCTCTTAAAGTAAAAGGCCAATGCCATATCATGTAGTTTTCAAAcaatttcacatatttttcaaataacttTACTGTCACCTAAAAAAAAGtctcttttttgtttcataatCTCATTCATCTTTTATATTGAAGTCTATATTGGGTTTTCTCTACTACTGAGTATCCGGCTCTTTGAAAGGAGCTTGTTTTACTAAGTAATTTGGCTAGTATAGGCCTGATATCTACACGTATTTACTAAAGAAGATCACACAGTAATATAAAGCTTGGGTATGAAATTCATGAGAATTATAAGATACCTAACAGTACTCTTTATGTTGTGTCGTTCAATTTGTTTCCTCGCAATATTTCAGAAATCACGTGATTATTTTACGTACAGTTATATACAAAACTATTCTACCCTCTTAtggatacactgtaaaaaatgaagtgctcaTTTAGCAATTACAGTATTACAGCAATTAcagcttgtatagtgactgcactacgagtgctgattttctagtttaaatttgtaCTAGAAAATCATCACTCGTAATGCAGTCACTATTCAatcactgtaagtgctaaattagcacttcatttttttacagtgtagggcTATTCTGCCAAAATGATAAGTGATAATGGTGAGGTGACCGGGTCACTCATGCTAATTTATGAAgagaggtcgtgggttcgattcccggtctgttcataccaaagacttgtttaaaaataggACCCTCTGGCTTATGCATGCATGCGTACCAGCGACCATGTATGAGAGTCATTACCATTATGTTATACATTGGAACAGAGTGAAAACAGTTATTAAAGAGATTAATTAGTTAACCTCGGTGAACCTAAATAATGCAAAAGAAAGGATTGGCAGTCTAAACCATTTATATAAAGTATTACtccatcaaaataaaaaaagtatcatacatatttataattgggtgatatacatgtacatgtaggtgcatGGGTGAACAGAGTGTCGATGAGTTGTGGAAAATTATATATCTaagatatatataaattatacagCTCAAAGATGAATTTTAGTCATTCATAGACCTTGCCatcaaaatttagaaaaaaacaagattgttaagagcagaaaattatttatagGAAAATAATGACATCTTTATAAACGCACGTATACATACAACCGCACACGCGTAGACACCCCCACATCACTACTCTCATCCTCACTCTCGCGCACATACACACGACTGTACAAACAGACAAACATCCCACATACAATTCTACCCATTATAATACAATTCTACCCATTATAGAGAATTGCTTTAACTCGATAGTTTAACGAGGTAAAGTGTAAACCAATTACAGTGAGAATCAAagatttgtaaaattatttcaaaatacattccATAAGCGGATGGTGagctttttgtttgtttattatgtGAATTCAGCATCCTCACAAAATAATTGCTGGTAAAAGGTTCTTCCCTTTAACATACATGAAACATTATGTCTGGATTGAAAGTCAATGTTGAAAAGTGAAATGTTATTCAACTTGGGAATTGTACGATGTATTTATGTCAAGACATTCCTTTTCAATGGCCCGtagattatttttcttatttaggCATAAAAATCCCATTGAGCGATAAACATACTTTTCTTGATTTAAACTTTATACCAAAACTGGATGAGATCAAATCTCTGTTAAACATTTGGAATGGTTGATATCTTACATTGTATGGAAAGATAGTAGTAATAAAAACATTGGTCATTCCAAAAGTAATATATCTTTAAAGCATTATTTCAGACCCACCACCGACCTTCTTAATCGAAATGCAACGGctattatttaatttaatttaataatttagtGTAAAAACGTGATAAAATTAAGCGTTCTCTTTTATACAATGACTACAAAGATGTTGGtctaaaaatgttacatttgtCATGTTTTAATCAAGCACTTAAAGTATCATGGGTCAGAAGAttttttatacccctttcataaacccatcctccaattagccgcctaagagtaatgcggataaatcaataaaaattgcgttcacaaactccaaaaataatccgcactatttttacgagcgcccgtcctgaaaaaggcggataatcgtcatgacaactgcacacgccccctcaGATGCGGTTGTGtaggaaaagggtgaccttgtgaccgcaccaggCAATTATCCGCAatatttggaaatgcgttcataaagtaaaaatctgatcccgatgccgctattatgcggataattgcagcatcaaaataatgcggataactctggtcctcctccgattttacgaccaaattatgctgctattagccgcataattgggtttattagatgatgataacaatgggAAAtggaagtgtttttttttaaagaatctgTTCGTTTTATTGGTGAGAGCAAATTTACGATTTGGAATATTAGCAAAAGTCATATATTATTCAATTCATGTACCAAAACTTTTTGGAATGATGTATTGAGTTCATGGTCATATTACAGATACTATAATCCTGTTAAGTTTAAGGAAATACTGTCGCAACCTCTGTGGTTCAATTCACATATTTTAGTCAATGGAAAACCTCTTTATATTCAAAGATGGTCCGAATCTTCTTTTAACACTATTTACGATTTTCTAACAGAAGATggactttttaaatcttttgaagTTATAGTTGAAAACTACGGTTACACATCCATCACGAtgtataattc
Encoded here:
- the LOC129282451 gene encoding S-adenosylmethionine-dependent methyltransferase Rv2258c-like gives rise to the protein MAEQYGNETPEEFSSRIFSIVSGGFTGLSIALGVKSGLFDVLVSHHGSPLTSQELADLAGMKERYVREWLATMVTAHIVDVDESSEKYHVPSSRLESLQPGTLLGQSASLSIGIPMFSSVFSDMLEILKKDGPRGHELSTIEPFHEFDKQYGSAWYNHCFIQEFIPSHPEIEAKLESGIRMMDVGCGAGIATRLLAQKFPKSQFVGIDIGQTNVDTANEEASHLGLKNVSYHCVDASAMPSDWEATFDYIFFFNVLHDIPRPDLVIDDAKRVMKRDGLLSVIELNFKSKVAENVGNAAAAMVSTISTFYCLPQAYLPQDTYGLGTVWGKDRIEEFLLGKGLVVKSASEVPKINEFHFLCNLS